Within the Calditerrivibrio sp. genome, the region ACCTTGTGGGTATAGAGTTCGACTCAAAAATAAAAAACATAGCCAGATTAGAATGGGAAGAAATAAAAGGTAATCTATGAAGAAACTACCCATAGGTATTCAGACATTTACAGACATAAGAAGTGATAACTATGTATATGTAGATAAAACTCCATTAGCCTACGATCTCATAAACAACTACAGATATGTCTTTCTCTCAAGACCAAGAAGG harbors:
- a CDS encoding AAA family ATPase, with amino-acid sequence MKKLPIGIQTFTDIRSDNYVYVDKTPLAYDLINNYRYVFLSRPRR